The following proteins come from a genomic window of Pichia kudriavzevii chromosome 1, complete sequence:
- a CDS encoding uncharacterized protein (PKUD0A11070; similar to Saccharomyces cerevisiae YLR117C (CLF1); ancestral locus Anc_8.310), whose product MLKRESNDGQFTASKLLQSAYESSKHDLKVADFKITDLEELHYMQRRKRTEFENAIRRNRFNFGQWMRYAQFEIDQKDYARARSVFERAIEVDYKNVPLWIRYIQSEIKLKNINHARNLLERAIKLLPRIDKFWYLYVTIEESIGNVTAVSHIFDKWLNWKPNKDVWLHYLEFEERYEEYEEERLIFEKFVKEFNDSDSWLRWVQFEKTHGDEINVGNVFKLGVKSLHSVNRLDSQFLISWIRFQYSLKQADNVKQLYEFGYDALNREEANKLQKFETDFQKKYGLDSASLDQLVLLKRKVTYEEKLEQDKQDWSTWWLYLSLLIDTLKVPNDEVIEKFKVCMSTQPQSFKVSEWCGYWYICKRYLLFVEFEVGSVDDSRSIYSELIKTIPHKNMFLFDFWKNIAEFELRNGDLAHMRKVLGQGIGFTENEEIIKYYISIELRLKYFDRARKLYNKLIELFPDKYKNWIEYFDFEESLGNELRSFSILEVAVFENFLDNKAKLKLIRNTIDKVTENYNFRLARRLLDYKVTIGNVNAKIERSLLELKIPSEDQIREYGSNAEVEFTIDESVKNRVRKEYERFLSGLKENAHDRIVMLESLKRFEQEYGDEEKVKQVEARLPRIIRRVKDGEDCKEEIIEYIFPEDENEIQQQVEEFKNAFLQDEQEDEEEVDEGGRKDDVEDGDEDEDEEGGERDEEENQSRIERRETKERKSFRSRFESSSEDEA is encoded by the coding sequence ATGCTTAAACGAGAGAGTAACGATGGACAATTTACAGCATCAAAGTTATTACAAAGTGCATATGAGTCTTCCAAACatgatttgaaagttgcagatttcaaaatcacaGATTTGGAAGAACTTCACTATATGCAACGTCGTAAAAGAACAGAGTTCGAGAATGCAATCCGTCGAAATAGGTTTAATTTTGGACAATGGATGCGATATGCTCAATTTGAGATTGACCAAAAGGATTATGCGAGAGCAAGATCGGTGTTTGAGCGTGCAATAGAAGTCGATTACAAAAATGTTCCACTCTGGATAAGATATATTCAATCGGAGATTAAGTTAAAAAACATTAATCATGCACGTAATTTGCTTGAACGTGCTATCAAGTTGCTTCCCCGGATAGACAAGTTTTGGTATCTGTACGTCACTATAGAGGAGAGTATAGGTAACGTTACAGCTGTTTCACATATATTTGATAAATGGCTGAACTGGAAACCTAATAAGGACGTGTGGCTACATTATCTAGAGTTCGAGGAAAGATATGAAGAAtacgaagaagaaagattgatatttgagaaatttgtTAAAGAGTTCAATGATTCTGACTCTTGGCTCAGGTGGGTACAATTTGAGAAAACCCATGGTGATGAGATCAATGTTGGTAATGTATTCAAGCTGGGAGTTAAATCACTGCATTCTGTCAATCGGTTAGATTCTCAGTTTCTTATAAGTTGGATCAGATTTCAATATTCATTGAAACAGGCTGATAACGTAAAACAGTTGTATGAGTTTGGTTATGATGCATTAAATAGAGAAGAAGCAAACAAGTTacaaaaatttgaaaccgatttccaaaaaaagtATGGTCTAGATAGTGCAAGTCTTGACCAACTTGTGTTGTTAAAGAGAAAAGTTACGtatgaagaaaaattagaGCAGGACAAGCAAGATTGGTCTACTTGGTGGTTGTATCTGTCTCTTTTAATAGACACTTTGAAAGTCccaaatgatgaagttattgaaaaattcaaagtcTGTATGTCTACACAACCACAAAGCTTTAAGGTAAGCGAATGGTGCGGATATTGGTACATATGCAAGCGATATTTACTATTTGTGGAGTTTGAGGTTGGTTCTGTTGATGATAGTCGTTCCATCTATTCTGAATTGATAAAGACTATACCACATAAAAACATGTTTCTGTTTGACTTCTGGAAAAACATTGCTGAATTTGAACTTAGAAATGGTGATTTGGCTCATATGAGGAAAGTTTTAGGTCAAGGTATTGGTTTCACCGAAAATGAAGAGATCATCAAATACTACATATCAATCGAGCTACGattaaaatattttgacaGAGCAAGGAAATTGTACAATAAACTGATTGAACTTTTTCCCGATAAGTATAAAAATTGGATagaatattttgattttgaagaaagtcTAGGTAATGAACTACgaagtttttcaattttagaaGTTGCAGTATTTGAGAACTTTTTGGATAATAAGGCCAAACTTAAATTAATCAGAAACACAATCGATAAAGTGACAGAGAATTATAATTTCAGACTTGCGAGGCGCCTCTTGGATTATAAGGTAACCATTGGGAACGTGAATGCTAAAATCGAACGAAGTCTGCTTGAACTGAAAATCCCAAGTGAGGATCAAATAAGGGAATATGGAAGTAATGCGGAGGTGGAATTTACAATTGACGAGAGTGTTAAAAACAGGGTCAGAAAAGAGTATGAACGGTTTTTGAGTGGGCTGAAGGAAAATGCACATGATCGGATAGTTATGCTTGAATCTCTCAAAAGGTTCGAACAGGAATATGGCGACGAGGAGAAAGTGAAGCAAGTTGAAGCCAGACTTCCAAGGATAATCAGAAGAGTCAAAGACGGTGAAGATTGCAAGGAAGAGATCATAGAGTATATTTTCCCAGAAGATGAGAATGAAATTCAACAGCAAGTCGAGGAGTTTAAAAATGCATTTTTACAAGACgaacaagaagatgaagaagaagtagaTGAAGGAGGCAGAAAGGACGACGTCGAAGATGGGGACGAAgacgaagatgaagaaggaggagaaagagatgaagaagagaatcAAAGCCGAATAGAAAGAAGGGAAAcgaaagagagaaagtcCTTCAGATCCCGTTTTGAATCCAGTTCTGAAGATGAAGCATGA
- a CDS encoding uncharacterized protein (PKUD0A11060; similar to Saccharomyces cerevisiae YHR154W (RTT107); ancestral locus Anc_5.94), with product MKIVGRPLADHIKLLVIKNDKTGLDHKEIESLKTILDPLIPHDISEVFDVQDFNSVQLLNKKELAQYTHVISNSIDFPQYKVLTDELLIPVVTSEWLHLSVKKKSVASTKPFSPDPRNFFRCVSLATTSSLNDDLACFMEASVKTFGGTFSHELKKTLTHLISLDSSDDSTKMIKAYNEVNTEGVNIHIVSPNWVTDSILLGQLLSEDDYSLDSRKKKQNIDIPEFVKGLKFKCAGDLSDLFTNLECEEAPELIITRFYDANVAIKQRSFDYLLALFKEKSTTLSKDSLLYFPHPKTPILGMKHLLFSITNYTGDARYYIEELITRMGGKCNKNLKASGTHLIAASSVGKKYEYAKLWNIKVVNHTWIEDCFMNWELLDEDGYGKLPRIDENIRFIGDCKFNGFSKAVIPTDDVLNREVQVIDSGLTTQVSMKEPLCLSGTNYDANVEGEVATANSEVNTSKQVDQLLTLLKDSEETKTSDAKENKGGPLFSNTSNTVTRTTSENKRKYTVPACIEDNALTDIQDVEKLQPENKSTGLDQKIWEIPDEPIVLEDTSKGKRTAETDFTVTLRKKQATNKSTQQSKPYDIVAIVTGSNISISSSDKKELKKIGITIIENPTKNLNCIIAPSLLRTQKFITALSHDPLYFIEPLFLTDVLGTLDSVKKIGDFNSIAPKIEKYSIWQHINYEKDVVSKRLFQSGTTMVEAVGYMKRSREGLFDGFEFNISSGIAGGFDAVKSILKSYGAKTLNNFKDNSKVAVSNKTVKILGKSDVSILICGSNESRTREHFTKVCEKSSQRFITLEWDVIVTSIFEAAFNVTKDNVLEHHRVFEE from the coding sequence ATGAAAATAGTGGGGAGACCGTTAGCTGATCACATCAAATTGTTAGTCATCAAAAATGACAAGACAGGTCTTGATCATAAAGAGATCGAAAGTTTGAAGACAATCTTAGACCCTTTGATTCCGCACGATATTAGTGAGGTGTTTGATGTTCAAGATTTTAATTCGGTCCAGTTgttaaacaaaaaagaactaGCTCAATACACCCATGTTATCTCAAATAGTATTGATTTCCCACAGTATAAAGTCCTTACAGATGAGTTGTTAATACCTGTTGTTACATCAGAATGGTTGCATTTGTCAgtcaaaaagaaaagcgTGGCATCTACAAAACCATTCTCTCCTGATCCGAggaatttcttcagatGTGTCTCCCTGGCTACAACTTCATCTTTAAACGACGATTTGGCATGTTTTATGGAGGCCTCGGTGAAGACTTTTGGTGGTACATTTTCTCATGAgctaaagaaaacattgaCTCACCTAATATCGTTAGATTCAAGTGATGACAGCACTAAAATGATAAAAGCATATAACGAGGTAAACACTGAAGGCGTTAACATTCATATAGTTTCACCAAATTGGGTGACTGattcaattcttcttggCCAACTACTTTCCGAAGATGACTATAGTTTAGATagtaggaaaaaaaagcaaaacaTAGATATACCTGAATTTGTAAAAGGTTTAAAATTTAAATGTGCTGGTGATCTGAGTGATTTATTCACTAACTTAGAATGTGAGGAAGCCCCAGAGCTTATCATTACTAGGTTTTATGATGCAAATGTGGCCATCAAGCAACGGTCTTTTGATTACCTATTAGcattattcaaagaaaagtcTACAACCCTCTCCAAAGATTCATTACTCTATTTTCCCCATCCTAAAACACCTATACTAGGTATGAAGCATTTGCTTTTTTCGATAACGAATTATACGGGAGATGCAAGGTATTACATTGAGGAGCTAATTACACGTATGGGGGGCAAATGTaacaaaaatttgaaagcaTCAGGAACACACCTTATTGCAGCTTCCTCAGTTGGcaaaaaatatgaatatgCTAAATTATGGAACATAAAAGTTGTCAACCACACGTGGATTGAAGACTGCTTCATGAACTGGGAATTGCTAGATGAAGATGGATATGGAAAATTGCCTAggattgatgaaaatattcgGTTCATAGGTGATTGCAAATTTAAtggattttcaaaagctGTGATACCAACTGATGATGTGCTTAATAGGGAAGTTCAAGTTATTGACAGCGGGCTAACAACCCAAGTTAGTATGAAAGAACCACTATGTTTAAGTGGTACAAACTATGATGCAAACGTAGAGGGCGAAGTGGCAACAGCTAATTCGGAAGTGAACACTTCTAAACAAGTTGATCAATTGCTTACTCTGCTAAAAGACTCAGAAGAAACCAAGACATCAGATgctaaagaaaataagGGAGgtcctttattttcaaatacatCGAACACTGTGACACGCACAACAtctgaaaacaaaaggaaatatACTGTCCCAGCATGCATTGAAGACAATGCACTAACAGATATAcaagatgttgaaaaactcCAACCTGAAAACAAATCGACTGGATTGGATCAAAAGATATGGGAAATTCCAGATGAACCTATTGTGCTTGAAGATACTAGTAAAGGGAAAAGAACTGCTGAAACAGATTTCACTGTGACactaagaaaaaaacaagctACTAATAAATCCACTCAACAGTCGAAACCTTATGATATTGTTGCGATAGTAACTGGTTCGAATATATCCATCTCTTCTTCCgataaaaaagaattaaaaaaaattggcaTCACAATCATAGAAAATCCTACCAAAAATCTGAACTGCATTATTGCACCAAGTTTATTACGGACTCAAAAGTTTATAACTGCACTTTCTCATGATCCTCTCTATTTTATTGAacctttatttttaacTGATGTTTTGGGTACCCTTGATAGCGTCAAAAAAATTGGTGACTTTAACTCGATAGCTCCcaagattgaaaaatatagtATATGGCAGCACATCAATTATGAAAAAGATGTTGTTTCAAAAAGGCTCTTCCAAAGCGGGACTACTATGGTTGAAGCTGTAGGTTACATGAAAAGATCCAGAGAAGGTTTATTTGATGGTTTTGAGTTCAACATCTCCTCCGGTATAGCAGGTGGTTTTGACGCGGTGAAGAGTATACTCAAGTCGTATGGGGCAAAGACACTCAATAACTTTAAAGACAATTCTAAAGTTGCTGTTTCAAATAAAACGGTAAAAATATTGGGGAAATCTGATGtctcaattttgatttgtgGCTCAAATGAGTCTAGAACCAGGGAACATTTTACTAAGGTTTGTGAGAAATCATCCCAAAGATTCATAACTCTCGAATGGGATGTGATAGTAACATCCATTTTTGAGGCTGCATTTAATGTAACTAAGGATAATGTTCTAGAACACCATCgtgtttttgaagaataa
- a CDS encoding uncharacterized protein (PKUD0A11050; similar to Saccharomyces cerevisiae YBL018C (POP8); ancestral locus Anc_8.164): protein MNESEWQLRVRNSQWYYFRLEFVSYKNVHPDPTTWKLSILKCLQQLRGVFGEAIDFDVLSNGTINDSETIVRVPFPDRQMFAECISAGDLCDLDGSIRVIGKSVSLQGVVTTKM, encoded by the exons ATGAACGAGAGTGAGTGGCAGCTAAGAGTGAGAAATAGCCAATGGTATTATTTTCGGCTTGAGTT TGTATCATACAAGAATGTACACCCAGATCCAACTACATGGAAACTatccattttgaaatgtttaCAACAACTAAGAGGCGTATTCGGAGAGGCTATAGATTTTGATGTGCTTTCAAATGGCACCATTAATGATAGTGAAACTATTGTGCGTGTCCCATTTCCGGATAGGCAAATGTTTGCGGAGTGTATATCAGCAGGCGACCTCTGCGATCTAGATGGTAGTATTAGGGTAATAGGAAAAAGCGTTTCCTTGCAGGGTGTTGTTACTACAAAAATGTAA
- a CDS encoding uncharacterized protein (PKUD0A11080; similar to Saccharomyces cerevisiae YNL202W (SPS19); ancestral locus Anc_2.47) translates to MQNYNYTNVWREGLFKGKVALITGGSGTICRQQAAALMKLGCDVSIVGRDTRQVGQVVKILEGLSTGSKVIGIGDCDVRSIESMKGVADRTVEQLGRIDFVICGAAGNFLSDFNHMSANAFKSVVDIDLIGSFNTVKACYKELVANKGSVIFVSATLHYYGVPFQSHVGAAKAGIDALSNALAVEFGPLGIRCNCIAPGPIGGTEGFNKLVPNKRKFQSKIPLQRLGETRDIANATVFLFSPAADWITGSIVVVDGGFWHMGNFNTTDMYPDLLKEKLLAKL, encoded by the coding sequence ATGCAAAACTACAACTATACCAACGTATGGAGGGAAGGCCTCTTTAAAGGAAAAGTGGCTCTTATTACAGGTGGGTCGGGCACAATATGTAGACAACAGGCTGCAGCCCTTATGAAGTTGGGATGCGATGTCTCTATTGTTGGTAGAGACACCCGACAAGTTGGCCAAGTGGTCAAAATATTGGAAGGTTTAAGTACTGGTTCGAAGGTCATTGGAATTGGCGATTGTGATGTCAGAAGTATAGAGTCCATGAAGGGTGTTGCGGATAGAACAGTTGAACAACTAGGCCgaattgattttgtcaTTTGTGGGGCAGCGGGGAATTTCCTCTCTGATTTTAATCACATGTCCGCCAATGCATTCAAATCGGTGGTTGATATTGACCTCATTGGTTCCTTCAATACTGTCAAGGCGTGTTATAAGGAGTTGGTTGCTAATAAGGGCTCTGTAATTTTTGTGTCGGCCACGTTGCATTATTATGGTGTTCCCTTTCAATCTCACGTGGGGGCTGCAAAGGCAGGTATAGATGCATTGTCCAATGCTTTGGCTGTTGAGTTTGGTCCTTTGGGAATTAGGTGCAATTGCATTGCCCCAGGACCTATTGGTGGAACAGAGGGCTTCAATAAGTTGGTCccaaataaaagaaaattccAGTCAAAGATTCCGTTGCAACGGTTAGGAGAGACAAGGGATATTGCCAATGCCACTGTCTTCCTATTTAGTCCAGCAGCAGATTGGATCACTGGTTCAATCGTGGTTGTAGATGGCGGGTTTTGGCATATGGGCAATTTCAATACAACAGACATGTATCCTGATTTGTTAAAGGAGAAACTACTTGCTAAGCTATAA